Genomic DNA from Bacillota bacterium:
TTTTGCCGCTTGACCCAAAGCTCGCTGAACTATGCGACAATGGGCGAATCGAGGATTATCATAATGAGAATCGTGACAATTCAGTAATGTCTCAAGTGGCCCGTAGACTCGTTTATGAACTCAAGTTGCCGAGCCAGGTGCGCTAAGCGAAGGCGCACGCTAAGCGAAGGCACAAAATATTCATCAATGAAAGGAGGTATGGACTATGCCACGCGGTGACGGTACCGGCCCTGTGGGCCTCGGGCCGATGACGGGAAGGGCTGCCGGATATTGTGCAGGCTTTCCTGTGCCTGGGTTTATGAATCCGGTCGGGCTTTGGGGCGCCGCTTATGGCCGGGGCCCCGGCTTTGGCCGAGGGCTTGGTTTCGGCCGGGGACGAGGCTGGCGGCGGATGTACTATGCGACGGGCCTCCCAGGCTGGGCGCGTTTTGGCTACACCGGCTGGGGAGCGCCTGCTCCGGTTTATCCGGCTTACTATGGCGCCCCCTTTCCAGGCGCGCCTTACGCAGCACCAGCAACCCAGCAGCCCGCTGCTTCCGAGCAGGAAATGGCGCTTCTAAAAGAACAGGCGGAGTTCCTCAGGGAGGGGCTCAAGGGGATTGAAGAGCGCCTGAAAGAGCTTAGCGGCTCCGAACAGGGCAAGGACGAGAACGAAGAGTAAAGCACATCCTATAACTGTAGCATATTCCGCCCCACGCGTAAGGGACTAAAGGCGGGGGAAACTGGGGGTCTCAATTTCCGGTTTCCCCCGTCCCCTCCCATTCTATAGTTGAGTTGAGATAGGGGTAAATGATAAAGGAGGCAATGGGCCATGAAGCTGGCCATCACAGCCCAGGGTGAGAATCTCGATGCAGCGATGGACCCACGTTTTGGAAGATGCCGGTTTTTCATCTTTATTGACATGGATACAGGGGCCTTCGAGGCAAAGGAAAACGAAGGCCTCTTGGCTTCAGGAGGCGCTGGCCCACAAAGCGCCCAATTTTTGGCGGACAACGGTGCTGACGCGGTGATTACGGGGAACATAGGGCCAAATGCCATGAGGGCGCTTCAAAGCGTGGAGATCAAGGTATATGTCATGAGCTCAGGGACCGTGCGCGAAGCCCTGGAAGCCTACGAGAAGGGGGAGCTTCAAATGCTCTCTGATGCCTCGGTAGGCTCGCATTTTGGGATGGGCAGGCGTTGAGAGGACGAAGGGAAAGAAGAAGACCCTGCTGCAGGAGTCTATAAGATTACAGGCGGGAGGTTTTAATCGTGAAGCTCGCTATAGCAACAGATGGGGCCATGGTGGCAGCGCATTTCGGCCGCTGCCCTGAGTATACCATTGTAACATTGATCGAGGGTAAGATGGACAACAAACTGGTAATCCCAAACCCGGGGCACGAGCCGGGCTTCCTCCCAGGCTACCTTGCAAAGCTGGGGGTCTCATGCATTATCGCGGGCGGCATGGGACCAAGGGCCCAGGGGCTTTTCGAGGAAAGGGGGATACAAACCATAACAGGCGTTTCGGGGATGGTAGAGGACGTAATCGAATCGTATTGTGCCGGAAACCTCAGGGGTGGGGAGAGCCTTTGCGACCATGATCAGAACGGCGATCATACTCATGTCCGCCATGGTCATAACCGCTGAGATCATGGGGACTGCCAGCACAACCAACATGGTAAGTAGGAGCTAGATCCATATGATTGTAGCAATAGCCAGCGGAAAGGGCGGCACTGGCAAAACCACGATCGCAACCAACATGGCTTTGACCCTTGAGGAGGCCATGCCCACCCAGATTCTAGATTGCGACGTTGAGGAGCCTAATGCCCATCTTTTCCTGAACCCAGCGGTCGCAAATATTGAGCTGGTAACGCTCCCAGTGCCGGTTGTAGACGAGACTAGGTGCGATGTCTGCGGCAGATGCAGCGCGGTCTGTGCCTTTCATGCCATCCTCGTGATGGGTGGCCGGGTCTTGGCTTTTCCTGAGCTATGCCACGGTTGCGGAGGATGTAGTCTGTTTTGCCCAACGGGAGCCATATCCGAGAAGCCAATTGATATAGGCGTTGTGGAGAGCGGCTGGGCGGGAGGGGACGGAAGGATCAACTTTGTTCATGGCAAGTTGAAGGTCGGTAGGGCTCTGGCCCCGCCTGTGATCAGGGCAGTGAAACGCAAGGCCCACAGCAAAGAGGCCTATGCGATTATCATCGATGCGCCGCCCGGGACCTCCTGCCCTGTGGTGGCCTCGATGGTGGGGAGCGATTTTTGCCTGCTAGTCACCGAACCCACGCCTTTTGGCCTGAACGATCTGGTCCTGGCGGTTGAGATGGTTAAAGCGCTGAAGATTCCCTTCGGGGTGCTAATCAACCGCTCCGGCCTCGGCGATGAAGAGCTCAAGGCCTACTGCGAACAGAATCAGATTCCAATATTATTGGAGATCCCGTTTGACCGGAGGTATGCTGCCTGTTATGCGAGAGGAGGCCGTCTCGTAGAGGAATTCCCCGAGTTAAAAGAGGCGTTGAGGGGGCTCTGGCAAAAGATCGAGAAGAAGGTGGGGGTCGAGAGCAAATTATGAGCAAGATAAGGGAGTTATTGGTTATCAGCGGCAAGGGAGGCACTGGCAAGACCTCTCTCGTAGGGGCGTTTGCAGCTCTGGCCGAAAATAAGGTATTGGCAGACTGCGATGTCGATGCCGCCGATCTCCACCTGCTTTTAAAACCCACAGTACGCGAGACTCATGAATTCTATGGCTCGAAGAAGGCCGTGATAAACCAGGGGGAATGCGCCAGGTGCGGCAGGTGCGTTCAGGCCTGCCGTTTTGCAGCCGTTATTGAACATTCCATTGCTCAACCTATTGCACGATGCACCATTGGTCATACAAACAACGATAAATCGTACGAGGTCAATCCGATTTACTGCGAGGGGTGCAGCGTCTGTTATCATGTTTGCCCTCAAGGGGCGATAACGATGGAGGATCGCCTCTCGGGCCACTGGTTTATCTCGGACACCCGTTACGGCCCTCTGGTCCATGCCAGGCTTGGGATCGCCGAGGAGAATTCGGGCAAGCTCGTGATGGAGGTCCGTAAAGCAGCCAGGACTATGGCCGAAATGAATGGAGCGAAATATATAATCACTGATGGCCCGCCGGGGATAGGTTGTCCTGTTATATCTTCCATGTCCGGAGCGGATTTGGCCCTGGTCGTCACTGAGCCTACAGTCTCAGGAAAACACGATATGGAGAGGATCCTGGAGCTCGCGAGATATTTCAACGTAAAAGGCGTCGTTTGTATCAATAAGTATGATCTTGATGAGAAGAAAAGTGAAGAGATTGAGCAATGCCGCGATGAGGGGATAGAGGTCGTGGGCAGGATACCATTTGATGAAGAGGTGGTCCACGCCTTGATGAAGGGTGTCCCTATGGTTGATCATGCGAAATACGCCTCGAAGGCGGTGACGCAAATCTGGGAGAGATTAGTTGAGATAATTGGTTGAGATGTCTTCATTGGGCTTGGCCGGTTCTGACCGCTTGCTACCGGATCCGACTGGATCTTGACCAGGTTGGCTGGGGAAATCGGCTAGATTTTGATCGGGTAGGCCAGGGGAACCGGTCTGATTTTGACCCGGTTAGCCGGGGGACCGGTCTAATTTTGACCAATTTTAAGGAAAGCCCGGGTTCAATTTTGACCGGGTATTGCTATTGGTGTTATTATTTTCTATGAGAGAGGAAATTGTATAAGCAGGGGAGATGCTAATTCCACAGAATGGAAATATAGCCCAGGAATAATTGGAGAATTTTTGGGCAACGATTTTCGGGCTAAGAAGCTAATAAGAGTATTTGATTCAGGGAGGAGAAATTATAATATTATGGATGCGGACCTGGGTGTAATCGGCCTGGCGGTTATGGGTCAGAACCTTGTGCTCAATCTGGTGGACAAGGGTTACCGTGTTGCCGTGTATAACCGGACTAAAAGCAGGGTGGATGAATTCGTGCGCAGGGTCGCCAGGGGGAAGGATGTCGTGCCTGCCTATTCGCTAGCCGAGCTCGCGCAGGCCTTGACGCCGCCTCGAAAAATCCTGCTTATGGTCAAGGCGGGTGAAGCGGTTGATGCCATCATCACCGAGCTTATCCCCTTACTTGAACCAGGGGATGTGCTCATTGATGGGGGCAACTCGTTTTTCCAAGATACCCGGAGGCGGGAACGGCAACTTGGCGAGCACGGCCTCCTCTTCCTGGGCGTGGGGATATCCGGCGGGGAAGAGGGGGCAAGGCACGGGCCGAGCATCATGCCAGGTGGGCCCCGGGCGGCCTGGGATTTGGCCGGGCAGGTCCTCGTCGATATCGCGGCCAGGGCGGCGGATGGGGAGCCCTGCTGCACATACCTCGGCCCGGATGGAGCCGGGCATTTCGTGAAGATGGTACATAACGGCATCGAATACGGGGATATGCAGCTGATCTCAGAGGTCTATCACCTTATGCGGGAGCTCCTAGGCCTTTCTGCGCCCGAAATGGCCCGCATCTTCGCTGAATGGAACCGTGAGGAGCTCGAGTCCTATCTTATTGAAATTACAGCGGATATCCTGGGCAAGATTGACAAGGAAACAGGGATGCCCCTGGTGGAGCTCATCAGGGATGAGGCTGAGCAGAAGGGGACCGGGAAGTGGACGGCGCAGGTTGCGTTGGACCTGGGCGTGCCGGTGCCCTCCCTGACCGAGGCTGTCTCCGCTCGTTTCCTCTCGGCACTCAAGGAGGAGCGGGAGCAGGCCGCCCGGGTCCTCATCGGCCCGGCCGCTGGATCCACTAGATCCACAAGAGAGCCAGGCGCAGGCGAGCGAGGTGAGCGGGGCGGACGAGGCGAAATCCGCTCATTCCTAGTGGATCTCCGTAAGGCCCTTTATGCCGGTAAGCTTTGCATCTATGCCCAGGGCTTTGCCCTTCTCAAGGAGGCGGCTCGCGTATACGAATGGGACGGTGAGCATGAGCTGGACCTGGCCAAAGTGGCCCAGATCTGGCGAAGTGGATGTATCATCCGCGCCCGGCTCCTGAATCACATCATGGAGGCCTACAAACGGGATCCAGGGCTGCGCAATCTCCTCCTTGACGCCTACTTTAGAGGGGTGATTGCCGCCAATCAGACTGGCTGGCGCCAGGTGGTGAGCCAGGCGGCGCTCGCGGGCATACCCGTGCCCGTGCTAGGCTCCGCACTGGCTTACTATGATGCCTACCGGGCGGAAAGGCTGCCTGCAAATCTCATCCAGGCGCAGCGCGATTATTTCGGGGCCCATACTTACCGCCGACTGGACCGGCCGGGCGTTTTCCATACGGAATGGCGGGGTCCCGAAGACAAGGAGTGAGAATGTGGGCCATGGGTAGGGCCATGGGTGAAAACCGGATCGATCCCTGCATACTTGTGATCTTTGGGGCTACGGGGGACCTGGCCCGCCGGAAGCTCTTTCCGGCCCTCTACAACTTGTATTTAGAGGGGTGGCTGCCGGAGCGCTTCGGGGTCGTGGGCATCGGGAGGAGGCTAGGCAGCGAGGCAGCGTTCCGGGACGAGGTTTGCCGGGCGGTGAGGGAGTTTTCCCGCAAGGTTAAAACCGAGGTGTGCGGCGATTTCCTGGAAGGTTTTCACTACCAGCAGTTCGACCTCGACGAGGCCTCGGGCTTCTTGCGCCTCAAGGAGTTCCTCGCGAGCATGGACCGGACCCGCGAAACGCGGGGAAACAGGATCTTCTACCTTGCAGTGGCGCCCGAGCACTTCGGTCCCATCGTGGACCAGCTCGCCGCCAGCCGCCTGGTGGCGGAGGGGGGTGGCTGGGGCTGGCGCCGGATCGCGATCGAAAAGCCCTTCGGGCACGACCTGGCCTCCGCTCGAGAGCTGAATCAGAGGCTGGCGCGCGTTTTCGCCGAGGAAGAGATTTACCGCATTGACCACTACCTGGGCAAGGAAATGATCCAGAATTTAATGGTAATCAGGTTTGCCAACTCCCTCTTTGAACCCCTATGGAACAACAGGCACATCGATAATATCCAGATCAGCATCAACGAGAGCCAGGGGGTTGGGACGCGAGGCCGGTATTATGAGCAGGCGGGGGCGCTCAGGGATATGTTTCCGAATCACCTCATGCAGCTCCTGGCCCTGGTGGCGATGGAGCCGCCGGTGGACTTGTGTACTAAATCGATCCGGGACGAGAAGGTCAAGGTGATTCGCGCCCTCCAGAGACTCACGCAGGAGGCCGTGGAGCGGGATGTGGTGCGCGGCCAGTATACGGGCGGAAATGTTGATGGAGAGGCGGTGCGGGGATATAAAGAGGAGGAGGGGATTTCCGCTGACTCGCGCACCGAGACGTTTATTGCGCTGCGCCTTTTTATCAATAATTCTCGTTGGGCAGGTGTGCCCTTCTACCTTAGGACCGGCAAGCGGATGCCGAGACGCTCAGCTGCGGTGGTGATCCAGTTTCGCACGCTGCCCGGCACCCTCTACTTTAAAGAATTCGGGGCCCTGGAGCCTAACTTGCTCGTGGTCAAGATCCAACCGGAGGAAGGGGTCTTTCTCCAATTCAACGCAAAGGAGCTCGGGCCAGGCGGTGGGATCGTCCCAGTCAAGATGAATTACTGCCAAAACTGCGACTACCCCGAAGATTCCCCCGAGGCCTATGAGCGACTGTTTTTTGACCTGATCCGGGGCGACCAGAGCATCTTCCCCCGTTGGGATGAAATCGAGCAGACCTGGGCCTTTGTGCAACCGATCCTCGATGCCTGGGCATCAGCTGGGGAGGCGACTGGGCAGGGAGGGGTGGGCTTGCCCGTCTACCCCGCCGGGACATGGGGGCCACAGGAAGCCCGGGATCTCCTGGAAGGGGAGGGGAGGAATTGGTGGCTGGTTTGAAGCTGGTGGCCATCGAAGCTGCTCCGGTACACGCGTGTACGTCTTTTTTGATCCGAGAGTAGGCTCGGAGAGGAGATAAGATCCGCGGGATGAAATAAATAAAGGTGCAACGAAAGTAAAAAAGGAGAGCGCTCCAGAAGGAGAATTAGAGTGAGACGCGAATAAACAATAGCAGATAGTCAAATATGGATAAAATTGTAAATGTCGGGCATGGCGAATGATGAATCAATAAAACTATATCTCTAGGACCTAATTAAATATTGAATCGACAGGATAGCGGGTTCCCCATAAAAGCGGGGATTAAAAGGGAAGCTTGGTGAAAATCCAACGCGGTCCCGCCACTGTGAAGGGTAGCTGCTTTGCGTTAAGCCACTGGGCCTTGTGAGGCCTGGGAAGGTGCAAAAGCGGCAAAGACCCTGAGCCAGGAGACCTGCCCGTTATCCTCACCTAACCACACGACCTACGCGGATAGGGAGGTGGGCATTATGGTTATGCGATAGAGCCCCCAACCGGCGAAAGGTAGGGGGCTCTCAAGTTTCCAAGACTTTCATGCCGGCGCGATCGATCCTAGGAAAATTGAAGAGAGGAATATGGGATGAAAAGGACGATGGGGTTGTTAATGTTCGTCATGGTGGGTGCTATCATGTTGGGCCTCCTGGCAAGCACAATTCCTGTCTTCGCGGCAGGGCATAGTAAGGAGAAAGAAGACAAAAAAGCCATCTTATTGGTGGCCTTTGGGACGAGCGTGAAATCGACCCTCCCTGCTTATGAGAACATAGAGCAGGAGGTGAGGAAGGCATTCCCTGATGTTGAGGTCAGGTGGGCCTATACTTCGGACTTTATACGGAAAAAGGTTGCGAAGAGGGATGGCATCACAATCGATAGTCCAATTACGGCCTTAGCGAAGCTTCAGGATGAGGGGTATAACCTGGTGGCAGTTCAATCGCTACATATCTTCCCGGGGCAGGAATATAACGACCTGAGAAACATAGTCGAAGGCTTTCAAAGCATCAAAAGGGCCAAGGGGGACGTGGGGCTTAAGAAATTAGTGCTTGGCCACCCGCTTCTATATGCTTATGAAGATTATGTGAAAGTTGTATCTGCTCTTACCAATCAGTTCGGAGAGTATGAAGCGGATGACGCCATCGTGTTGATGGGACACGGGAGCGACCATTACGCATTTCCTGCGTATAGCTGCCTGAATGACATGCTGCGGCGCATGTGCAAAAACGCCTTCCTGGGGTGTGTTGAGGGCTACCCGAGTTTCGATGAATTGAAGCAGGACCTAAAAGCCTCGGGCGTTAAGGCAGTCAGGCTGATGCCATTCATGATCGTAGCCGGAGACCATGCCATAAATGACCTGGCGGGCGACGAGGATGATTCGTGGAAACGCCAACTTATACAGGAAGGATACGAGGTCTCCGTCTACCTGAAGGGGCTGGGAGAAAATAACGACATAGCAAGGATCTACCTGGAGCACCTGAAGGGAGCCCTCGCTCAACTGGAAGTCACGGAAAGGCGCTTAAAATAAAAGTGAAAAATAGAAGTAATATAAGACCTACTGAAGTAAGACCTCTTAGAATTCTGCCGAGGGGGCACGTGATGATGCTTAATGTGATGATGGTTAAGAAAGGGAAGTTGGTCAGGTATTTGATAATTGGAGCTTTGATTCTCCTTATTACAGGCTGGTACATTGAAGGCCAGTGCATTCCCGGATTTGCTGAAGAGGCATCCCGGAAATTCGCCACCGTTACAGATGGAACGGGGAAGAATGTCAAAGTGCTTTGCCCCGTGAAGCGCCTTGTTGCCATTACCTCCGCTGCGTCGGAGATAATCTATGCTCTCGGGGAGGGCGATAAAATCGTCGGGCGCGATTCTTATTCTGTTTTCCCTCCTTCGCTCCTGGCGATCCCCGTAGTGGCAGGCTCCTCGTATAATCCCAACCTGGAGTTGATATTGCAGGCAAGACCTGATGTAGTTGTGGCCGACGGGATGCTCAAGGAAGACTTGCGGGGGAAGCTGGAGGCGGCCGGCATACCGGTGATCATAGATTCCCCATCGAATCCAGAGAGGGTATTGCCCATGGTAAAGTATCTAGGGGTGCTTTTGGGCAAGGAAGAGAGGGCAGGGGAGATGGTCCGGTTCATAGAACGCTATGAAAACCTGGTCGACGACCGGGTGGGCAGGCTCTCAGCCAAAGATAAGCCTTTTGTCTTCTATGAATGGAGTCGGCCATACTTTTCGGCTGCCAAGGACACACCTGCCCACAACAGCCTCACCAAGGCAGGTGCGATAAACATCGCTGCCCAGGAGCCCATAAAATACCCGACCTTGAGTGCAGAATGGGTGGCTGCGAAAGACCCTGACATTATCGTCCGCATGGCATCTCGTGGAGAAACTCTGGAGGAGATGAAGGCATTGAGGGATGAGGTCCTGGCTAGACCCGGTTTGCGCAATGTCAAGGCAATCAAGGATAAAAAGGTATTCATCACTTCCTGGGGTGTTGCAAGTGGGCTAAGGTCGGTGGTCGGACACCTTTACTGGGCCAAGTGGTTTCATCCGAGGCTCTTCGCCGATATCGACCCCGAAGCTGTTCATAGGGAGATGTTAAAGAAATTTTATGGCCTGGATCTAGAGGGGACTTGGGTCTATCCCCAGTAAGCGAAGAGACTACCCTCGCCGTCCCCGTGGCAGACGTGCGGCCGCCGGGCATTGGTGTTCGCCGTGATCCGGCGGCTACCATGAGTTGATGCTGGCAAAGCCGTGGCAGCTTGGCTAAATGTCCAATAAAATCGGGGCTTATGGGGGATTTCCTATGAAGACAGAGAAAATAGAGGAATTCTATTCGCAGTTTACGGCCCGGAAGGTGCTTTTTCTGCTGTTCCTTTTGGTTGCCGTGGCGGTAAGCCTTCTGGCCGCCACGGTTGTCGGAGCTGCCCGGATAAGCGTGGGAGACTCTTTACGCGTGGTCGCGGCCAGGCTCTTTCCATTCCTGGCTTCCGGCGCCCGTTTGGGGCTCGCGGAGACGGTCGTCATGGACCTGCGGCTCCCCAGGGCGCTCCTTGCAGTGATAGCCGGTATGAGCTTGGCCGGGTCTGGCGCGGCGATGCAAGCGATCCTTCGCAACCCCTTGGCCGACCCATACATACTTGGCATTTCAGCAGGGGCATCCTTCGGGGCTGCTTTTACAATAGTCATTGGCTCGAGCCTATTGGGTGGCAGCCCTGGGTTCTCAGGACTTCTTGGACCCTATGTGATCGTGGGAAGCGCTTTTGTATTCGGACTCATCACCATGTTTCTGATCTATGGGGTGGCGCGGCTGAAAGGCGGAGGCCCGGAGACTTTGATCCTGGCCGGGGTGGCAATTGGCTATCTCTTCTCCGCCGGGGTTTCGGCGCTAAAGTACGTCTCGGGTCACGAGCAATTGAGGGAGATCGTGCTCTGGTTGATGGGGGGGCTTGCGGGGGCCAGGTGGCAAACGATATACCTGCTTCTCCCCCTGGTCTTGGGCGCTCTCGGCTTACTTGTCCGCTATGCTTGGGACCTTAATGCTCTGAGCGCCGG
This window encodes:
- a CDS encoding iron ABC transporter permease, coding for MKTEKIEEFYSQFTARKVLFLLFLLVAVAVSLLAATVVGAARISVGDSLRVVAARLFPFLASGARLGLAETVVMDLRLPRALLAVIAGMSLAGSGAAMQAILRNPLADPYILGISAGASFGAAFTIVIGSSLLGGSPGFSGLLGPYVIVGSAFVFGLITMFLIYGVARLKGGGPETLILAGVAIGYLFSAGVSALKYVSGHEQLREIVLWLMGGLAGARWQTIYLLLPLVLGALGLLVRYAWDLNALSAGEEVASNLGVNVRILRRNCAILASLLASGIVAFTGIIGFIGLVSPHICRILIGNDHRFLIPCSGLMGALLLLGADTLARTIISPTELPVGIITSLVGAPFFLYLLFKRRRQCWT
- a CDS encoding 4Fe-4S binding protein, encoding MRELLVISGKGGTGKTSLVGAFAALAENKVLADCDVDAADLHLLLKPTVRETHEFYGSKKAVINQGECARCGRCVQACRFAAVIEHSIAQPIARCTIGHTNNDKSYEVNPIYCEGCSVCYHVCPQGAITMEDRLSGHWFISDTRYGPLVHARLGIAEENSGKLVMEVRKAARTMAEMNGAKYIITDGPPGIGCPVISSMSGADLALVVTEPTVSGKHDMERILELARYFNVKGVVCINKYDLDEKKSEEIEQCRDEGIEVVGRIPFDEEVVHALMKGVPMVDHAKYASKAVTQIWERLVEIIG
- a CDS encoding ABC transporter substrate-binding protein — protein: MVKKGKLVRYLIIGALILLITGWYIEGQCIPGFAEEASRKFATVTDGTGKNVKVLCPVKRLVAITSAASEIIYALGEGDKIVGRDSYSVFPPSLLAIPVVAGSSYNPNLELILQARPDVVVADGMLKEDLRGKLEAAGIPVIIDSPSNPERVLPMVKYLGVLLGKEERAGEMVRFIERYENLVDDRVGRLSAKDKPFVFYEWSRPYFSAAKDTPAHNSLTKAGAINIAAQEPIKYPTLSAEWVAAKDPDIIVRMASRGETLEEMKALRDEVLARPGLRNVKAIKDKKVFITSWGVASGLRSVVGHLYWAKWFHPRLFADIDPEAVHREMLKKFYGLDLEGTWVYPQ
- a CDS encoding glucose-6-phosphate dehydrogenase translates to MGENRIDPCILVIFGATGDLARRKLFPALYNLYLEGWLPERFGVVGIGRRLGSEAAFRDEVCRAVREFSRKVKTEVCGDFLEGFHYQQFDLDEASGFLRLKEFLASMDRTRETRGNRIFYLAVAPEHFGPIVDQLAASRLVAEGGGWGWRRIAIEKPFGHDLASARELNQRLARVFAEEEIYRIDHYLGKEMIQNLMVIRFANSLFEPLWNNRHIDNIQISINESQGVGTRGRYYEQAGALRDMFPNHLMQLLALVAMEPPVDLCTKSIRDEKVKVIRALQRLTQEAVERDVVRGQYTGGNVDGEAVRGYKEEEGISADSRTETFIALRLFINNSRWAGVPFYLRTGKRMPRRSAAVVIQFRTLPGTLYFKEFGALEPNLLVVKIQPEEGVFLQFNAKELGPGGGIVPVKMNYCQNCDYPEDSPEAYERLFFDLIRGDQSIFPRWDEIEQTWAFVQPILDAWASAGEATGQGGVGLPVYPAGTWGPQEARDLLEGEGRNWWLV
- a CDS encoding DUF5320 domain-containing protein, with protein sequence MPRGDGTGPVGLGPMTGRAAGYCAGFPVPGFMNPVGLWGAAYGRGPGFGRGLGFGRGRGWRRMYYATGLPGWARFGYTGWGAPAPVYPAYYGAPFPGAPYAAPATQQPAASEQEMALLKEQAEFLREGLKGIEERLKELSGSEQGKDENEE
- a CDS encoding dinitrogenase iron-molybdenum cofactor, with product MKLAIATDGAMVAAHFGRCPEYTIVTLIEGKMDNKLVIPNPGHEPGFLPGYLAKLGVSCIIAGGMGPRAQGLFEERGIQTITGVSGMVEDVIESYCAGNLRGGESLCDHDQNGDHTHVRHGHNR
- a CDS encoding P-loop NTPase, with protein sequence MIVAIASGKGGTGKTTIATNMALTLEEAMPTQILDCDVEEPNAHLFLNPAVANIELVTLPVPVVDETRCDVCGRCSAVCAFHAILVMGGRVLAFPELCHGCGGCSLFCPTGAISEKPIDIGVVESGWAGGDGRINFVHGKLKVGRALAPPVIRAVKRKAHSKEAYAIIIDAPPGTSCPVVASMVGSDFCLLVTEPTPFGLNDLVLAVEMVKALKIPFGVLINRSGLGDEELKAYCEQNQIPILLEIPFDRRYAACYARGGRLVEEFPELKEALRGLWQKIEKKVGVESKL
- a CDS encoding cobalt chelatase; translation: MLGLLASTIPVFAAGHSKEKEDKKAILLVAFGTSVKSTLPAYENIEQEVRKAFPDVEVRWAYTSDFIRKKVAKRDGITIDSPITALAKLQDEGYNLVAVQSLHIFPGQEYNDLRNIVEGFQSIKRAKGDVGLKKLVLGHPLLYAYEDYVKVVSALTNQFGEYEADDAIVLMGHGSDHYAFPAYSCLNDMLRRMCKNAFLGCVEGYPSFDELKQDLKASGVKAVRLMPFMIVAGDHAINDLAGDEDDSWKRQLIQEGYEVSVYLKGLGENNDIARIYLEHLKGALAQLEVTERRLK
- a CDS encoding dinitrogenase iron-molybdenum cofactor biosynthesis protein encodes the protein MKLAITAQGENLDAAMDPRFGRCRFFIFIDMDTGAFEAKENEGLLASGGAGPQSAQFLADNGADAVITGNIGPNAMRALQSVEIKVYVMSSGTVREALEAYEKGELQMLSDASVGSHFGMGRR
- the gndA gene encoding NADP-dependent phosphogluconate dehydrogenase is translated as MDADLGVIGLAVMGQNLVLNLVDKGYRVAVYNRTKSRVDEFVRRVARGKDVVPAYSLAELAQALTPPRKILLMVKAGEAVDAIITELIPLLEPGDVLIDGGNSFFQDTRRRERQLGEHGLLFLGVGISGGEEGARHGPSIMPGGPRAAWDLAGQVLVDIAARAADGEPCCTYLGPDGAGHFVKMVHNGIEYGDMQLISEVYHLMRELLGLSAPEMARIFAEWNREELESYLIEITADILGKIDKETGMPLVELIRDEAEQKGTGKWTAQVALDLGVPVPSLTEAVSARFLSALKEEREQAARVLIGPAAGSTRSTREPGAGERGERGGRGEIRSFLVDLRKALYAGKLCIYAQGFALLKEAARVYEWDGEHELDLAKVAQIWRSGCIIRARLLNHIMEAYKRDPGLRNLLLDAYFRGVIAANQTGWRQVVSQAALAGIPVPVLGSALAYYDAYRAERLPANLIQAQRDYFGAHTYRRLDRPGVFHTEWRGPEDKE